A window of the Janthinobacterium agaricidamnosum NBRC 102515 = DSM 9628 genome harbors these coding sequences:
- a CDS encoding S1 family peptidase: MKSSKFVRLLAFGGALALTAGAALAAPSAATSGTAANSAALPAPSSAAQKLYTSARDDILQIRVLLKNGRTQSSVGSGFLIGTGNLVLTNYHVVSQFALDPDTYVGEWVDTGGKRGNVELLAVDVLHDLAVVRVSRNGTGFFKMPATLAPLTQGQYLYSLGNPLDLGFAISEGAYNGVITRSFYDQLMFTGPINAGMSGGPNVTANGDVAGINVSKRLDGELVSFLVPARYAQDLLNRVARQNKPPKDFKPLVTEQLLVHQQRMIDSLLATPLTLKAMGPYRVPVRDSDQMRCWGSSNAKADKPYMVDNTNCAMESAIFISEALQTGQVSIRHQFLRSSRLGPLRFAELAGASFKNENFGSAKSSHLTGPLCTEQFVQNKTLPLRAVMCVRAYRKFPGLYNFSLLTASTDSGQMSLQSRIDVRGVSYDNGLRSTRAFLDALARDGSKP, encoded by the coding sequence ATGAAATCCTCCAAGTTTGTCCGGCTGCTTGCCTTCGGCGGCGCGCTGGCGCTGACGGCCGGCGCCGCGCTGGCCGCGCCGTCCGCGGCTACCAGCGGCACCGCCGCCAATAGCGCCGCCCTGCCGGCGCCGTCCAGCGCCGCGCAAAAACTGTATACGTCGGCCCGCGACGATATCCTGCAAATCCGCGTGCTGCTGAAAAACGGCCGCACCCAGTCGTCGGTCGGTTCCGGTTTCCTGATCGGCACCGGCAACCTGGTGCTGACCAATTACCACGTGGTGTCGCAATTCGCGCTCGATCCGGATACCTATGTCGGCGAATGGGTCGATACCGGCGGCAAGCGCGGCAACGTCGAATTGCTGGCGGTGGATGTGCTGCACGACCTGGCCGTGGTGCGCGTCAGCCGCAACGGCACCGGCTTTTTCAAGATGCCGGCCACGCTGGCGCCGCTGACCCAGGGGCAATATTTGTATTCGCTGGGCAATCCGCTGGACCTCGGCTTCGCGATTTCCGAAGGCGCGTACAACGGCGTGATCACGCGCAGCTTTTACGACCAGCTGATGTTTACCGGCCCGATCAACGCCGGCATGAGCGGCGGCCCCAATGTCACCGCCAACGGCGACGTGGCCGGCATCAATGTCTCGAAACGGCTGGACGGCGAATTGGTCAGCTTCCTGGTGCCGGCCCGCTACGCCCAGGACTTGTTGAACAGGGTGGCGCGGCAAAACAAGCCGCCCAAGGATTTCAAGCCGCTGGTGACCGAGCAATTGCTGGTGCACCAGCAACGCATGATCGACAGCTTGCTGGCCACGCCGCTGACCTTGAAGGCGATGGGCCCGTACCGGGTGCCGGTGCGCGATTCGGACCAGATGCGTTGCTGGGGCTCGTCCAACGCCAAGGCCGATAAACCGTATATGGTCGACAACACCAACTGCGCCATGGAATCGGCGATCTTCATTTCCGAAGCGCTGCAGACCGGGCAAGTATCGATACGCCATCAATTCTTGCGCAGCAGCAGGCTCGGTCCGCTGCGCTTTGCCGAATTGGCCGGCGCATCGTTCAAGAATGAAAATTTCGGCAGCGCCAAGAGCAGCCACCTGACCGGCCCGCTGTGCACCGAACAATTTGTCCAGAACAAGACCCTGCCCTTGCGCGCCGTGATGTGCGTGCGCGCCTACCGCAAGTTCCCCGGGCTGTATAACTTTTCGCTGCTGACCGCCAGCACCGACAGCGGCCAGATGAGCTTGCAAAGCCGGATCGACGTGCGCGGCGTTTCCTACGACAATGGCTTGCGCAGCACCCGCGCCTTCCTCGATGCGCTGGCGCGCGACGGGAGCAAGCCATGA
- the ribA gene encoding GTP cyclohydrolase II, which translates to MSTTMQTAADLPVTEELEYATSCALPTPWAQFTLHAFIEHATGKEHLAMTLGDIGDGQPVLARVHSECLTGDVLFSQRCDCGAQLEGALKRIAAEGRGILLYLRQEGRGIGLINKIRAYRLQEAGADTVQANEQLGFKADARNYALCKPMFGQFGIKSLRLMTNNPRKIDAMEKIGVTVAERVPLLVNRNAFNQHYLNTKASKLGHMMTPVTPPAVEDGAL; encoded by the coding sequence ATGAGCACAACCATGCAGACCGCCGCCGACCTTCCGGTTACCGAAGAACTGGAATACGCCACCTCTTGCGCGCTGCCGACGCCGTGGGCGCAGTTCACGCTGCACGCCTTTATCGAACACGCCACTGGCAAGGAACACCTGGCGATGACGCTGGGCGACATCGGCGATGGCCAGCCGGTGCTGGCGCGCGTGCATTCCGAATGCCTGACCGGCGACGTGCTGTTTTCGCAGCGCTGCGATTGCGGCGCGCAACTGGAAGGCGCGCTGAAACGCATCGCCGCCGAAGGCCGCGGCATCTTGCTGTACCTGCGCCAGGAAGGCCGCGGCATCGGCTTGATCAACAAGATCCGCGCCTACCGCCTGCAAGAAGCGGGCGCCGACACGGTGCAAGCCAATGAACAGCTGGGTTTCAAGGCCGATGCGCGCAATTACGCGCTGTGCAAGCCGATGTTCGGCCAGTTCGGCATCAAGAGCCTGCGCCTGATGACCAATAACCCGCGTAAGATCGACGCGATGGAAAAAATCGGCGTCACGGTGGCCGAGCGGGTGCCGCTGCTGGTCAACCGCAACGCCTTCAACCAGCATTACCTGAATACCAAGGCAAGCAAGCTGGGTCACATGATGACCCCGGTCACCCCGCCTGCCGTCGAGGATGGCGCACTGTAA